TGCAAATAGTGTAGGAACACTTATTATCTCGGATCAACTGTATAAAGAAATAAAAACTTTAGAGCTACCACAAAAAACGATAGTGAGTTTTAATGGAAAAGATATGAGGAATAATAAAGCTGTTTATGAAAACTTAGCCCCACTATTTAAAAATAATATGTATTTTACAAGCAGTTACCAAAAAAATGATTATATTATTCAGCAAAATAGTTCAACGTTCTTACTCATTAGTTTCGTTACTATCATTTTCTTTATTGCAACAGGTAGTATTTTCTATTTCCATAACCTTTCAAGCATGATGTCAAATAAAAACGAATTTATTATCTTAAATAGAATGGGCTATAACAAAAAGAAGATAAAAAGAATAATAAGTAAAGAGATTTTCACCTTGTTTAGCATTCCTTACATAATAGGATTAGCACATAGCATTTTTGCATTAGTTGCCTATAAAACCGCGTTAATGGATGATTTATTAGGGAAAAGCAGTGCCTTTATATTACCTATTCTTTTTGCAGTAATGATTTTTACTGTTGTATATACCGTTTATTATTTGTTAACAAAAAGAGCATGTTATAAAATTATATTTAACGATTAAAAATAAACACTTAAAGATAAAGCTGATGCTACATAAAAACATCAGCTTTATCTTTATGTAATCTAACAAAGGTAAGTGAATTTATGAAAAAGCACTATGAACCAAAACAAATTTTAATATTAATTAATCAACTTTGTATGATTATTTTTTTATGCTATGAATTTTCAATGAACAATATTATAGGAATAGCAAAATTACTCCCCTTACTGTTTATAACGATTATGTCTATTTATGGATCATATATTAGTTTTATCAATTTAAAAAACAATACTCTATTATCACAGTTTTCGAGTTTACTACTTTTTACTTCTTGGCAGTTTTTACTTACAGTGAATGATGAACAGATTTTTCGTATGTTCAGTACACTACTGAGTGTCTTGATTCTATATAAAATCGTGCAATTTATACTCCTATTCTTTTTCCAAGATTCTATTTATAGTTATAAAAAAGAAAAGGATTGGATTTTACGAGTTACATGTTTACTAACATTAAGCGCATATTTCATAAACGATAGAATATTTTCCATTCTATTTTCATTTCAATGGCTTATTAGTGTTAGTTGTATTATTTTTCTGTTCCTGCAACATTACAAACGAATACAATTTGTTTGTAAAAGTGAAAAAAAGCATTTACTTAAATCTACTGCAATTCTTATCGTTCCTTTTATCGTATATGTTACGTTATTTGGAAAGAGTCCCGAATACGTAAATAATTTAGGATGGTACATAATAATTTTGTTTCCCCTATTTAGTATTCATGCAATAGCTTTTAAAAATCATATGTCTATGAAACAGTATTTCCCCTTAAAAAAAGGCGCAATCACTTTTATGTTTTTATGCATTTTTATTTTTATGAGTGCACTCGGGGTACTATTTCAATTTAATATGATAACTTATTTCATTTTTATACATACAATTATTTGGTTCGTTCAGCTTTATTTCACATTGTTATTTCAAGAAACAAAAAACACGATCTCAAATTTGAGTACAAAAGAATTAAAAACTTTACCCGACAGTTCTTATGTTCATAACTTATTACAAATAGTGAAAGAAGAACAATTAAAAAGTGGATTTTCTAATTATTTACACGATGAAATACTACAAGACATATTAGCTGTTAAAAATATGATGAACAAATCTAGCAAAAAAGAAATTCATGACATGATCGTAGCGACACTGGACAACTTAAGTCATACAATACGCAATGAAATGCAGGAGTATCATCCAACTCTATTAAAAACACTTACATTAAAAGAAAATTATCTTAATTTACTCAAAATGATACAAAAAAAATATGAAATGAAACATGTTAATATATCATTTACGTGTAATGACGACTTGTTTTTAGTAGAACCCTATCATCTTGTCGTATATCGAATTTTAAAAGAACTAGTAACGAATGCATTCAAACATTCAAATTGTTCACAGATACATTTACATTTAACACAACAAAATGGTGAAATAAAACTTATTGTGAAAGATGATGGTAAAGGTTTAACAACTACCGAAGCAGACATACTAAATGGTCATAAAGGATTGCATTCAATTAAAGAACAGCTACTTTTATTAAATGGTGAAATGACCATTTCAAATAGCACTCCTTCTGGTTTATGCATTACTATTTTTATTCCGATGAAAGGAGACGATTCCTATAAACATTTTATTAATAGATGATCACGCTTTGTTTGCAAAAAGCTTGGAAATAGCCTTAGAAGATTATCCTGAAATAGATGCCTTTCACTCATTACAAAATATCAAAAATGTCATTACAATTATCAATCAGTTTAAACCAGATATTATCTTACTAGATATTAATTTAAGCAATATCAGTAGTGAAGATGGTTTGGAAGTAGCTAAAATGATTTTGGATAATAAATGTAATACAAAAATAGTTATATTAACAGGTTATGATTTACCTGTTTACCAGTATGAAGCGCAAAAACTAGGTGTTAGTGGTTTTATTAATAAAAATATTTTACCTGAAGTATTGGTACAAATATTAAGTGACATTAATAAAGGCGCACTTCATTTTCCAACCTCTACAGAAATAATTGAAGAATTAACCCATAGTGAGAAACAAATTTTACAATTACTATGTGATGGCTATAAGCGAAAAGAAATTGCTTCTATGTTATACGCTAGCGAACGTACAATTTCCAATCACATTCAACACGTATTTGATAAATTAAACGTTTCCTCTTCTTTAGAAGCTGTCACAAAGGGAATAAAATTAGGTTATATTCAGCCCAATTATTAATAAAACATGATACATGAAAGAAGAGCCAATTCACATGAGTTGGCTCTTTCTTATCGTATAAAATTTCAATAGTTACACTAGCTAGATTTTATTTCTGTAACCCATTAATAATGGTATCTATATTCCATTTCATCATTTTCAAGTAAGTATCTCCATCCTCACCTGTTTTACCTAGTGAGTCTGTAAAAATTGTACCTGCAATTGGTACGTTTGTTTCTTTTGAAACAGTTTCCATACTACGTCGATCTACACTTGTTTCGACAAATAAAGCCGGAACTTTGTTTGTTTGAATTAAACTTACAACATCTCGAATTTGATCTGGTGTACCTTGATTTTCTGAGTTTATTTCCCAAATGTATCCCGTCTTAATACCATATGCTTTTCCAAAATATTTAAAAGCACCTTCACTAGAGATTAAGAAACGTTTTTCTTCAGGGATTTGATGAATTCTGTTTACCGTCTCATCATGTAATTTTTGAAGTTCTGCTACATACTTATCGGCATTTTTAGTATATAACTCTTTATTTTTAGGATCTTCTTTAATTAATGCTTTCTTCACATTTTCAGCGTATATAATACCATTTTTAATATTCATCCAAGCATGTGGGTCTGGTTCTTTTTCCAATCCTTTTGTTTCTAAATAAATAGCTTCTACACCTTCACTTACTTTATAAACCGGTGCATCTTTCTCTGATTTATTTGCCGTTTTCAATAGTTTTTTAAACCATGCGCCGCCCTCTTCTAAGTTTAATCCATTGTAAAACACCATATCTGCATCTGTCATTTTCATAACATCTTTCGGTAGTGGATCATATTCATGCGGGTTAGCTCCAATTGGAACAAGACTATGAATCTCAACTTTATCACCACCAATTTGCTTCACCATATCGTATATAATGGAGTATGTTGTTACAACTTTTAATTTTCCACTACCCTCTTCTTTTCCATTTGTGTTACTAGAACACGCTGTTAATGCAAATACGAAAATACAAATTACCGATAATAAAATATTTTTTAATTTCATCATTATCCTCCAATCAATTATGACAACTCTGCTCTATTTTTTCTAATTTTAATAGCTCTCCAAAATAAACCTTGTGATGGCGAGAAAAAGAATGCCAAGGCGAATAAGAATGTTGCAACGAGAACAATTGTTGCACCTGAAGCAAGATTATAAGAGAAACTAAAATATAGCCCTACTACAGATGAAAGTGCACCAATTCCTGCAGCTAAATAAATCATGACCCATAAACGGTTTGTTAATAAATACGCTGTAGCCGCTGGTGTAATAAGCATAGCGACAACTAGAATAATTCCCACAGTTTGTAATGAAGCAACTGTAACCATTGTAAGTAAAATCATTAAACCGTAATGAATCCATTTGTTCGGCAATCCATAACTTTGTGCCATCGTTGGATCAAAAGTGGATACGAGTAGTTCTTTATAAAACAAAATCACAAGACCAATAATGACAACTCCAATAATAAGTGTCATCCACATATCGGAAGAGCGAACTGATAGAACATTCCCGAATAAAATATGATACAAATCCGAACTACTCTTCATAAAGGTAATTAAAATAATCCCTATAGCGAAAACAGATGTAAACATAATCCCTATCGCCATATCATGTTTAATTCGACTATTTTGACTTACAAATCCGATTCCAACAGCAGTAATAACCCCTGTTAAAACCGCCCCTATAAAATAATTCATACCAATCATATAAGAAAGGGCTACGCCTGGAAGAACAGCATGTGAAATTGCATCTCCCATTAAAGCCATACCTCGTAAAATAATAAAACAGCCAATTACACCGCAAATAACTCCTACCATAACGGAAGTTAATAACGCTTTCTGCAGAAAACCGTACTGCATTAATGCATCTATAAATTCTACAATCTTCATGATGAATGTACCTCCGCTGCATTATTAAACAATATGCCATGATTTACATACGCTTTTGACATAACAGTTGGTTCTAATACTTGCCTTACTTCTCCGTAATGAATTAAGCTCTTATTCAATAATAGTAATTTATCAAAATAGGACTCTGCTTTACTTAGGTCATGATGTACAACAACAATTGTTTTTCCTTCTTTACGTAATTCTCTAAGAATTTTAATAATTGTCTCTTCACTTGTTACATCAATTCCAACAAACGGTTCATCTAAGAAAAATATCTCTGCCTTTTGTGCTAATGCTCTCGCTAAAAAGACACGTTGTTGTTGTCCACCTGAAAGCTCACCAATTTGACGATTTTTAAATTCCTCCATACCGACTTTTTTTAGACATTCAAAAGCCCAATCTCGATGCTCTTTCTTCGGTCTTTTCATCATCCCTAAAGATGGATATGTTCCAATTAGCACCACATCTAAAACTGTGATTGGGAAATCCCAATCTATATCACTCCTTTGCGGTACATATGCAACATGCTTTCTAGCACTCCGAATATCCTCTCCAAGAACTTGAACGTATCCCTTATCACTTGGAATTAGATTTAAAACAGCTTTCATTAAAGTAGATTTCCCCGCACCGTTTGGACCAATAATTCCAACGAGCTTCCCTTTTTCAATATCGAAGGAAACATTTTGAACTACTTGATTCCCTTGGTAAGATACAAATAAATCTTTGACAATTATAGCCTCATCCATTTTTTATGCATTCCCCTTTCTTTTTTTCATATATATAATTATTTTGCACTATGGCAACTTTTAAACAAAAAAATATAACGCGAATGTAAATTCACGATAAAGTTTCCTTAAGGAAACTTTTTTATATGAGTCAAATTATATAAGCTATACGCAAATTTGTAAACTTAATTTTACTAATTTATAAATATATAATGAAAATAATTATCAATGTGGAACAAAATATATTATCTATTTTATGATTTTAAAAAAAAGATATTACTGTGAAAGACAAGCAATATAGTATAAAAGAGAAAGAGCCTACTCGTATGAGTTGGATCTTCCTCTTTTATACTATTTGATACACTCTACAGCAAAAACATGGTTAAAATTAAATCACTTCCAAACAACACCTCGCAGCTCGTATTCCATTCTATTTTCAACAGCAGCTGCAATTTTAGGACTTGCAAATCTTTCCGTGATCCAAAGTCCTAAATCAAGTCCTGAAGTAACTCCTCTTGCAGTAATAACATTCCCTTGATCTACAATTCTGTAAGGAAGAAGTTCTGCTCCATATTCACTCATTTCACTCTGCGCCAAATGATGCGTTGTTGCCTTTTTATCATTCAATATACCGGATGCAGCTAGTAACATACCTCCAGTACAAACTCCCGTAACAATCGTTCCTTCGTTGTGCATATCTCTAATCATTTTAGTCAGAGTACCAAGCTCTGCTTGCTTTCGTGCCCCGTGCTCAGCTTTATGATTCCAGCCACCACCAGGTACAATTAACAAATCTGGGCGATTATCCATTCGTAAAAAATCATGTAGTGTAACCGTAACTCCAAACGAGGTAGTAACTTCTTGTTTTCGTTCACTTGATACGAGTTCAACCGTAAACGGAGCCCCTTCTTCTATCGCTCTTTTCAATACTTCAAAAGGTGCAAAAGAGACAAGCTCTCCAAAACCATCAAACAATACAATTTGTATTTTCATTTTTTGAACACCTCATATACTTTCTTTTTCGCATCCAAAATTAGAAGAATAAATGTTATCTACAAATTAACAATGACGACAGTCTTTCTCCTCTTCTTTTATAAACTCTCAAATGTTCTACTAATGCACTCTCGTCACCTATTAGGCTCAACGTCTTTTTAACAAAGTTCCAATTTAAACTGCCTGATAACCACAGCAACGAAGAAAGTCTTTTATAATCATTTGAATTTAAAATGTTATTAGCTTTATACCCTTCTAAAAATGCTCTAGCAACTTTCGAACATACTTTATGCGACTGTATTCCTTCTGTCCGGGAATACCATTTTATTAAAAAGGCTAATCCTTCAATACGATCAACATATGCAATCGATTCAAAATCTATAATTCCTTTTACACATTGATTTGAATCCCATATGACATTTAAAGGATTTAAATCAGTTTGTACAATACACTCCAAATCACTCGTATGTGCGCATTCTATATGGTACTTAGCGAAATCTATATACTCTTTCAATTCCTTACTTGTACAACCATTACTTTCTAATAGCTTGATAAACTCACCATATCCATCTAAATGAGATTTCTTTTGAAAAGC
This Bacillus paramycoides DNA region includes the following protein-coding sequences:
- the mntA gene encoding manganese ABC transporter substrate-binding protein/adhesin MntA, producing the protein MKLKNILLSVICIFVFALTACSSNTNGKEEGSGKLKVVTTYSIIYDMVKQIGGDKVEIHSLVPIGANPHEYDPLPKDVMKMTDADMVFYNGLNLEEGGAWFKKLLKTANKSEKDAPVYKVSEGVEAIYLETKGLEKEPDPHAWMNIKNGIIYAENVKKALIKEDPKNKELYTKNADKYVAELQKLHDETVNRIHQIPEEKRFLISSEGAFKYFGKAYGIKTGYIWEINSENQGTPDQIRDVVSLIQTNKVPALFVETSVDRRSMETVSKETNVPIAGTIFTDSLGKTGEDGDTYLKMMKWNIDTIINGLQK
- a CDS encoding ATP-binding protein, translated to MKKHYEPKQILILINQLCMIIFLCYEFSMNNIIGIAKLLPLLFITIMSIYGSYISFINLKNNTLLSQFSSLLLFTSWQFLLTVNDEQIFRMFSTLLSVLILYKIVQFILLFFFQDSIYSYKKEKDWILRVTCLLTLSAYFINDRIFSILFSFQWLISVSCIIFLFLQHYKRIQFVCKSEKKHLLKSTAILIVPFIVYVTLFGKSPEYVNNLGWYIIILFPLFSIHAIAFKNHMSMKQYFPLKKGAITFMFLCIFIFMSALGVLFQFNMITYFIFIHTIIWFVQLYFTLLFQETKNTISNLSTKELKTLPDSSYVHNLLQIVKEEQLKSGFSNYLHDEILQDILAVKNMMNKSSKKEIHDMIVATLDNLSHTIRNEMQEYHPTLLKTLTLKENYLNLLKMIQKKYEMKHVNISFTCNDDLFLVEPYHLVVYRILKELVTNAFKHSNCSQIHLHLTQQNGEIKLIVKDDGKGLTTTEADILNGHKGLHSIKEQLLLLNGEMTISNSTPSGLCITIFIPMKGDDSYKHFINR
- a CDS encoding DJ-1/PfpI family protein encodes the protein MKIQIVLFDGFGELVSFAPFEVLKRAIEEGAPFTVELVSSERKQEVTTSFGVTVTLHDFLRMDNRPDLLIVPGGGWNHKAEHGARKQAELGTLTKMIRDMHNEGTIVTGVCTGGMLLAASGILNDKKATTHHLAQSEMSEYGAELLPYRIVDQGNVITARGVTSGLDLGLWITERFASPKIAAAVENRMEYELRGVVWK
- a CDS encoding metal ABC transporter ATP-binding protein gives rise to the protein MDEAIIVKDLFVSYQGNQVVQNVSFDIEKGKLVGIIGPNGAGKSTLMKAVLNLIPSDKGYVQVLGEDIRSARKHVAYVPQRSDIDWDFPITVLDVVLIGTYPSLGMMKRPKKEHRDWAFECLKKVGMEEFKNRQIGELSGGQQQRVFLARALAQKAEIFFLDEPFVGIDVTSEETIIKILRELRKEGKTIVVVHHDLSKAESYFDKLLLLNKSLIHYGEVRQVLEPTVMSKAYVNHGILFNNAAEVHSS
- a CDS encoding metal ABC transporter permease, whose protein sequence is MKIVEFIDALMQYGFLQKALLTSVMVGVICGVIGCFIILRGMALMGDAISHAVLPGVALSYMIGMNYFIGAVLTGVITAVGIGFVSQNSRIKHDMAIGIMFTSVFAIGIILITFMKSSSDLYHILFGNVLSVRSSDMWMTLIIGVVIIGLVILFYKELLVSTFDPTMAQSYGLPNKWIHYGLMILLTMVTVASLQTVGIILVVAMLITPAATAYLLTNRLWVMIYLAAGIGALSSVVGLYFSFSYNLASGATIVLVATFLFALAFFFSPSQGLFWRAIKIRKNRAELS
- a CDS encoding response regulator transcription factor, which gives rise to MNILLIDDHALFAKSLEIALEDYPEIDAFHSLQNIKNVITIINQFKPDIILLDINLSNISSEDGLEVAKMILDNKCNTKIVILTGYDLPVYQYEAQKLGVSGFINKNILPEVLVQILSDINKGALHFPTSTEIIEELTHSEKQILQLLCDGYKRKEIASMLYASERTISNHIQHVFDKLNVSSSLEAVTKGIKLGYIQPNY
- a CDS encoding phosphotransferase enzyme family protein; translation: MKQIIKDILINYFKEIHSLLVEEELHKNSWNTDLHYKIIVNGKRYSARFINSDRTINPAFGTLSNEQLKEQVRFTYYLREHGIPFMEIKENMAGYYFTLLTWNEEQYRFVLSTWIEGEHITHCTETMAEVFGKEARKIHDISSTFQSSAFQKKSHLDGYGEFIKLLESNGCTSKELKEYIDFAKYHIECAHTSDLECIVQTDLNPLNVIWDSNQCVKGIIDFESIAYVDRIEGLAFLIKWYSRTEGIQSHKVCSKVARAFLEGYKANNILNSNDYKRLSSLLWLSGSLNWNFVKKTLSLIGDESALVEHLRVYKRRGERLSSLLICR